From one Peredibacter starrii genomic stretch:
- a CDS encoding ribonucleoside-diphosphate reductase subunit alpha yields MFVTTRSGKKEPVQFDKITHRISQLTYNLDPKYVDSVQVAKRTINGLFDGITTDELDNLSAEVSAYMTSVHPDYARLAGRIAVANLHRSTSDSFMETFETLYNYTNEFTGEKQPLISDEIFDFAREHKNRISAEIAYSRDFEFDYFGFKTLEKSYLLKVNGKIVERPQHLFMRVALGVQVGNIEEAIKTYHLISEGFFTHASPTLFNAGTNKPQMSSCFLVAAKDDSIEGIYETLKQCALISQSAGGIGLSIHNIRAKGSFIRGTNGTSNGIVPMLRVFNDTARYVDQGGGKRKGAFAIYLEPWHADIEDFIELRKNHGKEELRARDLFYALWINDLFMQRVEADADWTLMCPNKSPGLADVHGKEFAALYEKYEKEGRGLKVVKARDLWFKVISSQIETGMPFMLYKDAANEKSNQKNLGTIKSSNLCTEIMQYTSEKEIAVCNLASIALPKFVVDGEYDHKKLYEVTYQATRNLNRIIDLNYYPVEEARYSNMKNRPIGLGVQGLADTFFKMRMSFDSAAARELNKQIFETIYFAALSASADLAKEHGHYDSYEGSPISQGILQHDMWGVTPSNRWDWTTLRAKIKQYGVRNSLLMAPMPTASTSQILGNNECIEPVTSNIYTRRVLSGEFAMVNKHLVKDLIQLGLWNEEMKDRIIAHNGSVQYIPEIPADLKELYRTVWEIKQKSILEMAADRGAYIDQSQSLNIHMEDTNFGKLSSLHFAAWKLGLKTGMYYLRTRPAVDAIKFTIKETAKTATAADQQAAMVCSLDNPEACVSCGS; encoded by the coding sequence ATGTTTGTTACAACACGTTCAGGGAAAAAAGAACCCGTACAATTTGATAAAATCACTCACCGTATTTCTCAGTTAACATATAACTTAGATCCAAAATACGTTGATTCTGTTCAAGTAGCTAAGCGTACGATCAATGGATTGTTTGATGGTATTACGACTGATGAACTAGATAATCTTTCAGCTGAAGTTTCTGCTTATATGACTTCAGTTCACCCGGACTACGCTCGTCTTGCTGGCCGTATTGCTGTAGCGAACCTTCACCGTTCGACTTCAGATTCATTCATGGAGACTTTCGAGACTCTTTATAACTACACGAATGAATTCACTGGCGAGAAGCAACCACTTATCTCTGACGAGATCTTTGATTTCGCTCGTGAGCACAAGAACAGAATTTCTGCTGAAATCGCTTACTCTCGTGACTTCGAGTTCGATTATTTCGGATTCAAGACTCTTGAGAAGTCTTATCTTTTAAAAGTTAACGGTAAAATCGTTGAGCGCCCTCAGCACTTGTTCATGCGCGTGGCCCTAGGAGTACAAGTTGGAAACATTGAAGAAGCTATCAAAACGTATCACCTTATCTCTGAAGGTTTCTTTACGCATGCTTCTCCTACTTTGTTTAATGCCGGTACTAATAAGCCGCAAATGTCGTCATGCTTCCTGGTAGCAGCGAAGGACGATTCAATCGAAGGTATTTACGAAACACTTAAGCAGTGTGCTCTTATTTCACAATCTGCTGGTGGTATCGGTCTATCGATCCACAATATCCGCGCGAAAGGTTCATTCATCCGCGGAACAAACGGTACATCTAACGGTATCGTTCCTATGCTTCGCGTGTTCAACGATACTGCTCGTTACGTTGATCAGGGCGGCGGGAAACGTAAAGGTGCTTTCGCCATCTATCTTGAGCCTTGGCACGCTGATATCGAAGACTTCATTGAACTTCGTAAGAACCACGGTAAAGAAGAGCTACGTGCTCGTGACCTTTTCTACGCTCTATGGATCAACGATCTATTCATGCAACGAGTGGAAGCGGACGCTGACTGGACTCTTATGTGTCCAAACAAGTCACCAGGTCTGGCCGACGTTCATGGTAAAGAGTTCGCAGCTCTTTATGAGAAATATGAGAAAGAAGGCCGCGGTCTTAAAGTTGTTAAAGCTCGTGACCTTTGGTTCAAAGTTATCTCATCTCAAATTGAAACTGGTATGCCGTTCATGCTTTACAAAGATGCAGCGAACGAGAAATCAAACCAGAAGAACCTTGGTACAATCAAGTCTTCTAACCTTTGTACAGAAATCATGCAGTACACTTCTGAGAAAGAAATTGCTGTATGTAACCTTGCTTCGATCGCTCTTCCTAAGTTCGTTGTGGATGGCGAATATGATCACAAGAAACTTTACGAAGTTACTTACCAAGCAACTCGTAACTTGAACCGTATCATCGATCTTAACTACTACCCAGTAGAAGAAGCTCGTTACTCGAACATGAAAAACCGTCCAATCGGTCTAGGTGTTCAGGGTCTGGCAGATACGTTCTTCAAAATGAGAATGTCGTTTGATTCGGCCGCTGCTCGCGAGCTTAACAAGCAAATTTTCGAAACAATCTACTTCGCGGCACTTTCAGCTTCTGCTGATCTTGCTAAAGAGCACGGTCACTACGATTCGTACGAAGGTTCACCAATCTCTCAAGGTATCCTTCAGCACGATATGTGGGGTGTAACTCCATCTAACCGTTGGGACTGGACAACTCTAAGAGCGAAAATTAAGCAGTACGGTGTTCGTAACTCACTTCTTATGGCACCTATGCCGACTGCTTCAACGTCTCAGATCCTCGGTAATAACGAGTGTATCGAGCCGGTAACTTCTAACATCTATACTCGTCGAGTTCTTTCTGGTGAGTTCGCTATGGTGAATAAACATCTTGTGAAAGATCTTATTCAGCTTGGACTCTGGAATGAAGAGATGAAGGACCGTATCATCGCTCACAATGGATCGGTTCAGTACATTCCAGAGATTCCAGCTGATCTTAAAGAGCTTTACAGAACAGTATGGGAAATTAAGCAGAAGTCGATCCTTGAGATGGCCGCTGACCGTGGTGCTTACATCGATCAATCTCAATCGCTTAACATCCACATGGAAGATACTAACTTTGGTAAGCTTTCTTCACTTCACTTTGCTGCGTGGAAGCTTGGCCTTAAGACTGGTATGTACTATCTTAGAACTCGTCCAGCAGTGGACGCGATTAAGTTCACAATTAAAGAAACTGCAAAAACAGCAACAGCTGCTGATCAACAGGCTGCAATGGTTTGTTCTCTGGACAACCCAGAAGCATGTGTTAGCTGCGGTAGCTAG
- the ung gene encoding uracil-DNA glycosylase, protein MNFTLDPSWMPLLSPEFKKPYFKELEEFLDSQTKTIYPPKENIFEAFRLTSYDNVKVVILGQDPYHGFGQAHGLCFSVQRGVKTPPSLVNIFKELKDDMGIDIPDHGCLESWARQGVFLLNTVLTVEDGKAGSHHKKGWEKFTDKVIEVLNQKENVVFILWGSPAQKKAQHVDEKKHLILKSVHPSPLSVYRGFMGSKPFSQTNAYLKEHNLKPIDWTVT, encoded by the coding sequence ATGAATTTCACTCTCGACCCAAGCTGGATGCCCCTTCTAAGCCCTGAATTTAAAAAGCCTTACTTTAAGGAACTGGAAGAATTTTTAGATTCCCAGACCAAAACAATCTATCCTCCGAAGGAAAATATCTTCGAGGCCTTCAGACTTACCTCTTACGACAACGTCAAAGTGGTGATCCTGGGACAAGACCCTTATCACGGTTTCGGACAGGCCCATGGATTGTGTTTTTCGGTTCAGCGCGGGGTGAAGACGCCACCATCGCTGGTGAACATCTTTAAAGAGCTTAAAGACGACATGGGAATTGATATTCCAGATCATGGGTGTCTAGAGAGCTGGGCCCGTCAGGGAGTATTCCTCCTTAATACAGTTCTAACTGTGGAAGACGGCAAGGCCGGCAGTCATCATAAAAAAGGCTGGGAAAAATTCACAGATAAAGTGATCGAAGTTTTAAACCAAAAAGAAAACGTTGTGTTTATTCTTTGGGGCTCTCCTGCCCAGAAAAAGGCCCAGCACGTTGATGAAAAGAAGCATCTCATTTTAAAATCAGTGCATCCCTCACCATTATCAGTGTATCGCGGATTCATGGGATCAAAACCGTTCTCGCAGACAAATGCTTATCTGAAAGAACACAATCTTAAACCAATTGATTGGACGGTTACTTAG
- a CDS encoding methyltransferase domain-containing protein, translating into MGLRNILFIISCIIVGLCLSLYFQTDTEVQTVNWDQYKNLQDAETRSYSLNEYNKKISPYRLQDLIQETYEKNRLAGEKTRVMEIEAGDGRILMELKKQFPEVEFYALNREKTRAFYRRESFILTALKFEIFNKQEVEEIDLPYVVFQDLDFGARIPYDDNKFDLIFSEDTITQIKYKFELFNEIMRVLRPGGVSFHTDITGLNIYSKGLVLELRDAMAEIRRRGIDVKTLENREAIRFRKTRKGYVFPVTPHQPIPENTQNLSQELRRPEMGYNINY; encoded by the coding sequence ATGGGTTTAAGAAACATTCTCTTCATCATTTCGTGCATTATCGTTGGCCTTTGTCTGTCGTTGTATTTTCAAACAGACACGGAAGTTCAGACCGTAAACTGGGATCAATACAAAAATCTTCAGGACGCTGAGACCCGCTCCTATTCATTAAACGAGTACAATAAAAAGATCTCGCCCTATCGTCTTCAAGACCTCATTCAAGAGACCTATGAGAAGAATCGTCTGGCGGGTGAAAAGACTCGTGTGATGGAAATTGAAGCGGGAGATGGCCGCATTCTGATGGAACTAAAAAAACAATTTCCAGAAGTGGAGTTCTACGCTTTAAACCGTGAGAAGACCCGTGCCTTCTATCGCCGAGAGAGTTTTATCCTCACGGCCCTGAAGTTTGAGATTTTTAATAAGCAAGAAGTTGAAGAGATTGATCTGCCCTATGTGGTTTTTCAGGACCTGGATTTTGGTGCTCGCATTCCATATGACGATAATAAGTTCGATCTGATTTTTAGCGAGGACACCATCACCCAGATTAAGTACAAGTTTGAGCTTTTTAACGAAATCATGCGAGTGCTTCGCCCAGGTGGAGTTTCATTTCACACGGACATCACTGGTCTCAATATCTATTCAAAAGGTCTGGTGCTTGAACTTCGAGACGCCATGGCGGAAATTCGTCGTCGTGGGATTGATGTGAAGACTTTGGAAAATCGAGAGGCGATCAGATTCAGAAAGACACGTAAGGGGTATGTTTTCCCGGTGACCCCTCATCAACCGATTCCGGAAAACACCCAGAATCTCTCTCAGGAACTTAGACGTCCTGAGATGGGTTACAACATCAACTATTAA
- the msrA gene encoding peptide-methionine (S)-S-oxide reductase MsrA, with protein MKVLALLLSVMMWTTVGAKTMKKEIATLAGGCFWGVEEIIRAIPGVTNTTVGYTGGTVDNPNYNIVKLGTTNHAESIEVEFDANKLSYADLLGYFFRLHDPTTLNQQGNDKGTQYRSAIFYHSPEQKQFAEETIAKVNASKKWPRPIVTQVIPASKFYPAEEYHQDYLKKNPGGYTCHWLRD; from the coding sequence ATGAAAGTACTAGCACTTTTATTATCTGTCATGATGTGGACTACTGTAGGAGCAAAGACCATGAAAAAAGAAATCGCAACTCTTGCTGGTGGATGTTTTTGGGGCGTGGAAGAGATTATTCGTGCCATTCCTGGGGTAACCAATACAACGGTCGGTTACACGGGCGGGACTGTGGATAATCCTAACTACAATATCGTAAAACTCGGAACGACAAATCACGCTGAATCGATCGAAGTGGAATTCGATGCCAATAAACTTTCTTATGCTGATTTACTTGGCTATTTCTTCCGTCTTCACGATCCAACAACTTTGAACCAACAAGGTAATGACAAGGGTACACAATACCGTTCAGCGATTTTCTATCACTCTCCTGAACAGAAACAATTTGCTGAAGAAACTATCGCGAAAGTGAATGCTTCTAAGAAGTGGCCACGTCCGATCGTGACTCAAGTCATTCCTGCCTCAAAATTCTATCCGGCCGAAGAATACCACCAGGATTACTTAAAAAAGAATCCCGGTGGATACACATGTCATTGGTTGAGAGATTAA
- a CDS encoding response regulator, protein MEEDVLKGKTLLVVDDEVDLRDIVASELEFMGAKVFQAENILSAQRVLASHKIDLIISDIRMPGGTGVDLLDVVKAKDVQVPPVILITGFADITNEDAFDKGAEALLNKPFKLDDLIKMAVRYTSPVEERFNHGTIETRKEVKPINGELKIGRGGVSLKLDTHGTKYEIGEVVRFNFTYGDKSFTGEGICRWFKPTDQGAQKATMGVEFLHLTPETLDHFKDYFEDSKVVPYIPSFS, encoded by the coding sequence ATGGAAGAAGATGTTCTCAAAGGAAAGACCCTATTAGTTGTGGATGACGAAGTTGATCTTCGAGACATCGTTGCCTCTGAACTTGAGTTCATGGGTGCGAAGGTGTTTCAGGCCGAAAATATTCTCTCGGCCCAAAGGGTGCTTGCATCTCATAAGATTGATCTCATTATCTCCGACATTCGTATGCCTGGTGGGACCGGAGTGGATCTGCTCGACGTCGTGAAGGCAAAAGATGTGCAGGTTCCACCTGTGATCTTGATTACAGGGTTTGCCGATATCACGAATGAAGATGCTTTCGATAAGGGTGCTGAGGCCCTCTTAAATAAACCATTCAAGCTTGATGATCTGATTAAAATGGCCGTGAGGTACACTTCTCCAGTTGAAGAACGTTTTAATCACGGAACAATTGAGACCCGAAAAGAAGTTAAACCGATCAATGGCGAGCTTAAAATTGGCCGTGGTGGTGTTTCACTTAAACTCGATACTCATGGAACTAAGTATGAGATCGGGGAAGTGGTGAGATTCAATTTCACTTACGGGGATAAGTCATTTACTGGCGAAGGCATCTGTCGTTGGTTTAAACCAACGGATCAAGGTGCACAAAAGGCCACAATGGGTGTGGAATTCCTGCACCTGACTCCAGAGACATTAGACCATTTCAAAGACTACTTTGAAGACAGTAAGGTCGTTCCTTACATTCCTTCGTTCTCTTAA
- a CDS encoding S1 family peptidase has protein sequence MKLFMLLILISGALFARSVVPPRIVYPNLNIFEKAQMNDDGTVSVKATSYDEVGRFKRNGTRITLPLEQYEEFKRLSMPVFQMIPESEHPANDGRRGTAFSIGESLVLTNAHVLNMEFKNTTECADFQIKNNEGHTFDCKKVHYCSAFQDVCLIEIKPLTISKKACLFCASEKIQISLADGPALKLKASYFPTNNDHEVMTAIGNSGGWGIHISQGRGIEREINRFKFWAPIRSGNSGGALINEEGLVIGVVKQETNFKISQFTNYVYNIATPTDIVISLIRRALQDDPETLEKFNRSVVE, from the coding sequence ATGAAATTATTTATGCTCCTGATCCTCATCTCTGGCGCCCTCTTTGCACGTTCCGTGGTTCCTCCTCGTATCGTGTATCCGAATTTGAACATTTTTGAAAAAGCGCAGATGAATGACGATGGCACCGTGTCCGTTAAGGCCACAAGCTACGATGAAGTTGGCAGATTCAAAAGAAACGGAACAAGAATCACACTTCCCTTAGAACAATACGAGGAATTTAAACGACTCTCCATGCCGGTTTTTCAAATGATTCCTGAGAGTGAACATCCCGCAAATGATGGCCGGCGCGGCACTGCTTTTAGTATCGGCGAAAGCCTGGTGCTCACTAATGCCCATGTGCTGAACATGGAGTTTAAAAACACAACTGAGTGTGCCGACTTTCAGATTAAAAACAACGAAGGCCACACCTTTGACTGTAAGAAGGTCCACTACTGTAGCGCCTTTCAGGATGTGTGCCTGATTGAGATTAAACCACTCACGATCTCAAAAAAAGCGTGTCTTTTCTGTGCTTCGGAAAAAATCCAAATCTCTCTGGCCGATGGCCCAGCATTAAAACTTAAAGCGAGCTATTTCCCTACTAACAATGATCACGAAGTCATGACGGCGATCGGTAACTCTGGCGGCTGGGGCATTCACATTTCTCAGGGTCGCGGGATTGAGCGAGAAATTAATCGCTTCAAGTTTTGGGCACCCATTCGCTCAGGAAATTCTGGTGGCGCACTGATTAATGAAGAAGGACTCGTAATTGGTGTGGTTAAGCAAGAAACGAACTTTAAAATTTCTCAGTTTACTAATTATGTCTACAACATCGCCACTCCGACAGATATTGTGATCTCACTTATTCGCAGGGCCCTTCAAGATGATCCGGAAACTCTTGAGAAGTTCAACCGTTCTGTGGTTGAATAG
- a CDS encoding RsmB/NOP family class I SAM-dependent RNA methyltransferase: MTKGPEGFEQFYSEMYGERWPRLKEALLAPKKHVAVANPFSKFKFSEAPLHVTGVSFEHDVRESFPQPEKTEEGYMNYYLMDAASILPVEALDLQPGEKMVDLCAAPGGKSFLCALKLKNQGLLVSNDRSAARRARIHRIFDDYLPKSEQKNHTVTGHDATKWSLYQKSIYDKVLLDAPCSSERHVLEDSKELAIWAPGRTKAIAISQFAMLASALDIVKVGGTIVYSTCALSQLENDDIIRKLYQKRPGRFELIRKEFSFGEPTEFGWQVLPDNTGWGPFYLAVVKRTK, from the coding sequence ATGACGAAAGGCCCTGAAGGTTTTGAACAGTTCTATTCTGAGATGTATGGTGAGCGTTGGCCTCGTCTGAAAGAGGCATTGCTGGCGCCAAAAAAACACGTTGCCGTTGCCAATCCATTTTCTAAGTTTAAATTCTCTGAAGCTCCCTTACATGTAACGGGAGTGTCTTTCGAACACGATGTGAGAGAAAGTTTTCCTCAGCCTGAAAAGACTGAAGAAGGCTACATGAATTACTACCTCATGGATGCGGCCAGTATTCTGCCTGTTGAAGCACTGGATCTTCAACCTGGTGAGAAAATGGTTGATCTTTGTGCGGCCCCAGGTGGTAAGAGTTTTCTCTGTGCTTTGAAATTAAAGAACCAGGGACTTCTCGTTTCCAATGATCGCTCTGCTGCTCGTCGCGCGCGCATTCATAGAATTTTTGATGATTATCTTCCAAAGTCAGAACAAAAAAATCATACCGTGACTGGACACGACGCCACTAAGTGGAGTCTGTATCAGAAAAGTATTTACGATAAAGTTCTTTTAGATGCTCCTTGCTCGTCGGAGAGACATGTTCTGGAAGACTCGAAGGAGCTGGCGATCTGGGCGCCGGGAAGAACTAAGGCGATTGCGATTTCTCAGTTTGCAATGCTCGCTTCAGCGCTGGATATTGTGAAAGTAGGTGGCACGATTGTGTATTCAACTTGTGCGCTTTCGCAATTAGAGAACGACGATATCATTCGTAAGCTCTATCAAAAACGTCCTGGTCGTTTTGAACTTATCCGCAAAGAGTTTTCATTCGGTGAACCGACAGAGTTTGGGTGGCAGGTGCTGCCAGACAATACTGGATGGGGCCCATTCTATCTGGCCGTGGTTAAACGAACTAAGTAA